In a genomic window of Aggregatimonas sangjinii:
- a CDS encoding glycoside hydrolase family 3 protein: MKKIPAYEIAKNSLPLSEKVGQFFMPAAFINDTEEDIQKLEKLIQKHDIGSLCFFHSKASAATNYEGKKEVVYNKNSLETLRKLIERYQSAAKYPLLIAIDAEWGLAMRIENTPQYPYAITLGALQGNDQLIYEVGKQIAKDCKAAGIHWNLAPCIDINNNPNNPVIGYRSFGENKMNVVEKALAFVKGTQSEGVLTSIKHFPGHGDTATDSHLALPLIDKSKEELVANELYPFQKLIEEGVDSVMVGHLSVPALARGKMDSSSISKEIIQGVLRDEMGFNGVVISDALNMHAVSKNHPGKGDLEWLAFDAGNDVLCFAENIPEGIETILKNASTDQIDESFERFWRLKERALQTLTTNSNLAMGKADTRPKPNLAHQLNRKIAGRSLTLLTGDPLAISKFFSLNFTGVKNSYTIENQFFNLIQEYKKFTSKAIGETLDKNEENVLLALFPPQVKPANNFGIPQKEIDLINELLQTRKVVLYLFGNPYVLNHLSIEKAIAVVVVYQNFTEFQEVAANHFRGKIKASGKLAVSIVQTT, from the coding sequence ATGAAAAAGATACCCGCTTACGAAATCGCTAAAAATAGCTTACCGTTATCCGAAAAGGTAGGACAATTCTTTATGCCTGCGGCCTTTATAAACGATACCGAAGAGGACATTCAAAAGCTTGAAAAACTAATTCAAAAACATGACATTGGCTCCCTCTGCTTTTTTCATAGTAAAGCTAGTGCCGCTACGAATTACGAAGGCAAAAAGGAAGTGGTCTATAATAAGAATAGCCTAGAAACGCTGCGCAAACTCATCGAAAGATATCAATCCGCGGCCAAATACCCATTATTGATCGCCATCGATGCCGAATGGGGTCTGGCCATGCGTATCGAAAACACGCCACAATATCCCTATGCCATTACCTTGGGTGCACTTCAGGGCAATGACCAACTTATTTATGAGGTAGGGAAGCAAATCGCCAAAGACTGCAAAGCCGCGGGCATTCATTGGAACCTGGCCCCATGTATTGACATAAACAACAATCCGAACAACCCTGTAATCGGGTATCGTTCTTTTGGGGAAAACAAAATGAATGTCGTCGAAAAAGCGTTGGCTTTTGTGAAAGGCACACAAAGCGAAGGAGTACTGACGAGCATCAAACACTTTCCCGGTCATGGAGACACCGCCACGGATTCACATTTGGCACTGCCCTTGATCGATAAGTCGAAAGAAGAGTTAGTGGCCAATGAATTATATCCTTTTCAAAAATTGATTGAGGAAGGCGTTGATTCCGTAATGGTCGGGCATTTGTCCGTTCCGGCCTTGGCACGAGGAAAAATGGACTCTTCCAGTATATCCAAAGAGATCATCCAAGGAGTTTTAAGGGATGAAATGGGTTTCAACGGCGTAGTCATCTCCGACGCTTTGAACATGCACGCCGTTTCTAAGAACCATCCCGGTAAGGGCGATTTGGAATGGCTCGCTTTCGATGCGGGAAATGATGTACTGTGTTTTGCCGAAAACATTCCCGAGGGAATCGAAACTATCCTCAAGAATGCTTCAACTGACCAAATCGATGAAAGCTTTGAACGTTTCTGGAGGCTAAAAGAAAGGGCTCTTCAGACTTTGACAACAAATTCGAACTTGGCTATGGGTAAGGCAGATACACGGCCTAAACCCAATTTGGCTCATCAGCTCAATCGAAAAATTGCGGGTCGGAGCCTAACGTTGCTTACAGGCGACCCTTTGGCCATTTCCAAATTTTTTAGTTTAAATTTTACGGGGGTTAAAAATTCATATACTATTGAAAATCAATTTTTTAATTTAATTCAAGAGTATAAAAAGTTCACTAGTAAAGCGATAGGTGAAACGCTCGATAAAAATGAAGAAAATGTGCTTTTGGCTCTCTTTCCTCCGCAGGTAAAACCAGCTAATAATTTCGGAATACCCCAAAAAGAAATTGATTTGATAAACGAATTATTACAGACGAGGAAGGTGGTGCTGTATCTCTTTGGCAATCCATATGTTTTAAATCATTTGAGTATCGAAAAGGCTATTGCCGTAGTGGTCGTCTATCAAAATTTTACAGAGTTCCAAGAGGTCGCCGCAAATCATTTTAGGGGCAAAATCAAAGCCAGTGGAAAGCTGGCTGTATCTATAGTGCAAACAACGTAG
- a CDS encoding MFS transporter codes for MIQKNKWAWAWVPTLYFAQGLPYALVVTVSVIMYKKLGVSNADIGLYTSFLYIPWVIKPLWSPFVDLKSTKRNWFLGMQFLASVALLAIGLSLPTNIFFITSLACFWMVAFASATNDIAIDGYYMIGLTEDRQSFFVGMRSVFYKLANVTGQGLLVVLAGFLENHYGDNTKAWAYTMICAAFLMLLLTVSNFFVTPKFESSAAIVLEKPKGFLEVFASFFKKPGIGMALAFILFFRLGESQLVKMASPFLLDPAAAGGLGYSTSEVGTIYGTIGVIFLTIGGILGGILISRQGLKKWMLPMLISLNAPNALYALLAITGSTNVYAVTGTVIVEQFGYGFGIAGFMVYLIYVAEGNSKTSHYALATGFMALGMMLPGLISGFMQEWLGYDGFFIWVVIAALPAFVLLRYIKYPPNFGKAKA; via the coding sequence CGATATCGGGCTCTACACCAGTTTTTTATACATCCCATGGGTCATAAAACCGCTTTGGAGTCCGTTTGTGGACTTAAAAAGCACCAAACGCAATTGGTTTTTAGGGATGCAGTTTTTGGCATCGGTGGCGCTATTGGCAATTGGCCTCAGTTTGCCGACCAACATCTTTTTTATCACCAGTTTGGCCTGTTTTTGGATGGTGGCCTTCGCCTCCGCTACGAACGACATTGCTATTGACGGGTACTATATGATAGGCCTTACGGAGGACAGGCAATCCTTTTTTGTAGGCATGCGCAGTGTGTTCTATAAATTGGCAAACGTCACGGGACAAGGGCTACTGGTGGTCTTAGCGGGCTTTTTGGAAAATCACTACGGCGACAATACAAAAGCCTGGGCGTATACCATGATTTGTGCCGCCTTTCTGATGTTATTGTTGACCGTGTCCAATTTTTTCGTGACCCCTAAATTCGAAAGTTCAGCGGCTATCGTACTTGAGAAGCCAAAGGGCTTTTTGGAAGTATTCGCTTCGTTCTTCAAGAAACCGGGTATCGGCATGGCGCTGGCCTTTATCCTGTTCTTCAGACTGGGCGAATCGCAATTGGTGAAAATGGCTTCCCCTTTTTTACTCGACCCCGCGGCTGCGGGCGGTTTGGGCTACAGTACTTCCGAGGTGGGGACGATTTACGGAACTATCGGGGTTATCTTTTTGACCATTGGTGGCATTTTGGGTGGAATCTTGATTTCCCGGCAGGGCCTGAAAAAATGGATGCTACCCATGCTCATTTCACTAAATGCACCGAATGCACTGTATGCACTGCTCGCGATTACAGGCTCCACCAATGTCTACGCCGTAACCGGGACCGTCATCGTAGAGCAATTCGGCTATGGTTTCGGCATTGCCGGTTTTATGGTGTACCTGATTTACGTTGCCGAAGGCAATTCCAAAACCTCGCATTATGCTCTCGCCACCGGTTTTATGGCCTTGGGCATGATGCTTCCCGGTCTGATCAGCGGATTTATGCAAGAGTGGCTGGGCTATGACGGTTTCTTTATTTGGGTAGTCATCGCAGCGCTCCCGGCCTTCGTCCTGTTGCGATATATCAAGTATCCACCAAATTTCGGTAAAGCAAAAGCCTAA